The Thunnus thynnus chromosome 2, fThuThy2.1, whole genome shotgun sequence genome includes a region encoding these proteins:
- the add2 gene encoding beta-adducin isoform X1 codes for MSKSPTPKGTPVQRSPSDGVPESLQSPQHSTPGSGPQHKKRISSLLQSPSFREELDVLIQEQMKKGGSSSNLWALRQLADFMASHGSPAALPVSPSNMMMVTPINDLHGWEPGSMVKGERLMRCKLASVHRLFDLYGWAQISRTCLTLRVSKEQEHFLVLPDGLAYSEVTGSSLVKVNILGEVVEKGSTNLGVDTEKFSLHSAIYSARPDVRCLLHLHTPATAAVSAMKCGLLPLSHEALLVGDVAYYDYNGVMEEEEDRVELQKSLGPTCKVLVLRNHGIVALGESVEEAFYTIYHIQAACQIQVSALCCAGGEQNLILLDRTTHKPNPAGTVGWAGSTFGPLHKSRIGEHEFEALMRTLDNLGYRTGYAYRFPVLLERSRTRREVEVPATVTAFHQFDDDGVHPALRQHPFAQRQQQERTRWLNTPNTYQKVSQDEASPGHAQRTTWLKTEEVTQAGSTSIKIENPNQFVPLFTNPQEVIETRNKIRQQNRQDMKTAGPQSQVLASVITVDSPPSPVSAPEVPPEPETPNPFNQLTDQELEEYRKEVQRKQDGGTDEEEVANDKESSPATSPTKGSPPSQPPPTEEAKTDSPAIQNGGEEEKQTTEELEKGMKALSTNDTSTPAAPPAKPQGGTPEGSPSKSPSKKKKKFKPPSFLKKSKKQKEKAET; via the exons ATGAGCAAGTCCCCCACCCCTAAGGGCACCCCGGTGCAGCGCAGCCCCAGTGATGGGGTCCCTGAGAGCCTCCAGTCTCCTCAGCATTCAACCCCTGGCTCTGGACCCCAGCATAAAAAACGCATCTCCAGCCTCCTTCAGAGTCCG TCATTCAGGGAGGAGTTGGATGTGCTGATCCAGGAACAGATGAAAAAGGGCGGCAGCTCATCCAACCTATGGGCACTGAGACAGCTGGCTGACTTCATGGCCTCACATGGCTCTCCAGCCGCCCTACCAGTCTCCCCTTCCA ATATGATGATGGTGACACCTATCAACGACCTGCATGGCTGGGAGCCTGGCAGCATGGTGAAGGGGGAGAGGTTGATGCGCTGCAAGCTGGCCAGCGTCCATCGCCTGTTTGACCTCTATGGCTGGGCTCAGATCAGTCGCACCTGTCTTACT CTGCGTGTTAGCAAAGAACAGGAACACTTCCTGGTGCTACCAGACGGCCTGGCCTACAGCGAGGTGACTGGATCCAGCCTG GTAAAGGTGAATATCCTGGGTGAAGTGGTAGAGAAGGGCAGTACCAACCTTGGTGTGGACACAGAGAAGTTCAGCCTGCACTCGGCCATCTACTCAGCCCGGCCAGATGTTCGCTGCCTGCTGCACCTCCATACACCGGCCACAGCTGCG GTATCAGCTATGAAGTGCGGCCTCTTGCCACTGTCCCATGAGGCCCTGCTGGTCGGTGATGTGGCCTATTATGACTACAATGGAgtcatggaggaggaggaggacagagtgGAGCTGCAGAAGAGTCTGGGGCCTACCTGTAAG GTACTGGTGCTGAGAAATCATGGCATTGTGGCTCTGGGGGAGTCTGTGGAGGAGGCCTTCTACACCATCTACCACATCCAGGCTGCCTGCCAGATCCAG GTGTCAGCATTGTGTTGTGCTGGAGGTGAACAGAACCTGATTCTGCTAGATCGGACCACCCATAAACCCAACCCAGCCGGCACCGTTGGCTGGGCTGGCTCCACCTTTGGGCCCCTGCACAAGAGCCGCATCGGGGAGCATGAGTTTGAAGCCCTCATGAGAACTCTGGATAACTTG GGTTACCGTACTGGCTACGCGTACCGTTTCCCTGTGCTGCTGGAGCGATCGCGGACGcggagggaggtggaggtgcCTGCGACTGTCACAGCCTTCCACCAGTTTGACGACGACGGAGTCCACCCAGCTCTGAGGCAGCACCCTTTTGCCCAGCGCCAGCAGCAGGAGAGGACTCGATGGCTCAACACCCCAAACACCTACCAAAAAGTCAGCCAGGATGAGGCCAGCCCTGGACACGCACAGCGCACCACT TGGTTGAAGACAGAGGAGGTGACTCAAGCTGGCAGCACATCCATCAAGATAGAGAACCCAAACCAGTTTGTGCCTCTTTTCACCAACCCTCAAGAGGTTATTGAGACACGAAACAAG atCCGACAGCAGAATCGTCAGGACATGAAGACAGCAGGACCGCAGTCTCAAGTCCTCGCCAGTGTCATAACAGTTGACAGTCCTCCG TCTCCAGTCAGTGCACCTGAAGTCCCACCAGAGCCAGAGACTCCCAACCCCTTTAACCAGCTGACAGATCAGGAGCTGGAGGAGTACCGCAAGGAAGTGCAGAGGAAACAGGATGGAGGCACTGATG aggaggaggtggcaAATGACAAGGAGTCTTCCCCTGCTACCTCCCCTACAAAGGGCTCTCCGCCCAGCCAACCCCCTCCCACAG AGGAGGCAAAGACTGACTCTCCAGCCATACAGAACGGAggtgaagaggaaaaacagaccACAGAAGAACTGGAGAAAGGGATGAAGGCTCTTTCAACCAATGACACCTCCACTCCTGCTGCTCCACCGGCTAAACCACAGGGCGGCACCCCTGAAGGTTCGCCCTCCAAGTCCCCatccaagaagaaaaagaagttcAAGCCACCGTCGTTCCTGAAAAAGAGCaagaagcagaaagagaaagcagagaCCTGA
- the add2 gene encoding beta-adducin isoform X2, translating into MSKSPTPKGTPVQRSPSDGVPESLQSPQHSTPGSGPQHKKRISSLLQSPSFREELDVLIQEQMKKGGSSSNLWALRQLADFMASHGSPAALPVSPSNMMMVTPINDLHGWEPGSMVKGERLMRCKLASVHRLFDLYGWAQISRTCLTLRVSKEQEHFLVLPDGLAYSEVTGSSLVKVNILGEVVEKGSTNLGVDTEKFSLHSAIYSARPDVRCLLHLHTPATAAVSAMKCGLLPLSHEALLVGDVAYYDYNGVMEEEEDRVELQKSLGPTCKVLVLRNHGIVALGESVEEAFYTIYHIQAACQIQVSALCCAGGEQNLILLDRTTHKPNPAGTVGWAGSTFGPLHKSRIGEHEFEALMRTLDNLGYRTGYAYRFPVLLERSRTRREVEVPATVTAFHQFDDDGVHPALRQHPFAQRQQQERTRWLNTPNTYQKVSQDEASPGHAQRTTWLKTEEVTQAGSTSIKIENPNQFVPLFTNPQEVIETRNKIRQQNRQDMKTAGPQSQVLASVITVDSPPSPVSAPEVPPEPETPNPFNQLTDQELEEYRKEVQRKQDGGTDEEAKTDSPAIQNGGEEEKQTTEELEKGMKALSTNDTSTPAAPPAKPQGGTPEGSPSKSPSKKKKKFKPPSFLKKSKKQKEKAET; encoded by the exons ATGAGCAAGTCCCCCACCCCTAAGGGCACCCCGGTGCAGCGCAGCCCCAGTGATGGGGTCCCTGAGAGCCTCCAGTCTCCTCAGCATTCAACCCCTGGCTCTGGACCCCAGCATAAAAAACGCATCTCCAGCCTCCTTCAGAGTCCG TCATTCAGGGAGGAGTTGGATGTGCTGATCCAGGAACAGATGAAAAAGGGCGGCAGCTCATCCAACCTATGGGCACTGAGACAGCTGGCTGACTTCATGGCCTCACATGGCTCTCCAGCCGCCCTACCAGTCTCCCCTTCCA ATATGATGATGGTGACACCTATCAACGACCTGCATGGCTGGGAGCCTGGCAGCATGGTGAAGGGGGAGAGGTTGATGCGCTGCAAGCTGGCCAGCGTCCATCGCCTGTTTGACCTCTATGGCTGGGCTCAGATCAGTCGCACCTGTCTTACT CTGCGTGTTAGCAAAGAACAGGAACACTTCCTGGTGCTACCAGACGGCCTGGCCTACAGCGAGGTGACTGGATCCAGCCTG GTAAAGGTGAATATCCTGGGTGAAGTGGTAGAGAAGGGCAGTACCAACCTTGGTGTGGACACAGAGAAGTTCAGCCTGCACTCGGCCATCTACTCAGCCCGGCCAGATGTTCGCTGCCTGCTGCACCTCCATACACCGGCCACAGCTGCG GTATCAGCTATGAAGTGCGGCCTCTTGCCACTGTCCCATGAGGCCCTGCTGGTCGGTGATGTGGCCTATTATGACTACAATGGAgtcatggaggaggaggaggacagagtgGAGCTGCAGAAGAGTCTGGGGCCTACCTGTAAG GTACTGGTGCTGAGAAATCATGGCATTGTGGCTCTGGGGGAGTCTGTGGAGGAGGCCTTCTACACCATCTACCACATCCAGGCTGCCTGCCAGATCCAG GTGTCAGCATTGTGTTGTGCTGGAGGTGAACAGAACCTGATTCTGCTAGATCGGACCACCCATAAACCCAACCCAGCCGGCACCGTTGGCTGGGCTGGCTCCACCTTTGGGCCCCTGCACAAGAGCCGCATCGGGGAGCATGAGTTTGAAGCCCTCATGAGAACTCTGGATAACTTG GGTTACCGTACTGGCTACGCGTACCGTTTCCCTGTGCTGCTGGAGCGATCGCGGACGcggagggaggtggaggtgcCTGCGACTGTCACAGCCTTCCACCAGTTTGACGACGACGGAGTCCACCCAGCTCTGAGGCAGCACCCTTTTGCCCAGCGCCAGCAGCAGGAGAGGACTCGATGGCTCAACACCCCAAACACCTACCAAAAAGTCAGCCAGGATGAGGCCAGCCCTGGACACGCACAGCGCACCACT TGGTTGAAGACAGAGGAGGTGACTCAAGCTGGCAGCACATCCATCAAGATAGAGAACCCAAACCAGTTTGTGCCTCTTTTCACCAACCCTCAAGAGGTTATTGAGACACGAAACAAG atCCGACAGCAGAATCGTCAGGACATGAAGACAGCAGGACCGCAGTCTCAAGTCCTCGCCAGTGTCATAACAGTTGACAGTCCTCCG TCTCCAGTCAGTGCACCTGAAGTCCCACCAGAGCCAGAGACTCCCAACCCCTTTAACCAGCTGACAGATCAGGAGCTGGAGGAGTACCGCAAGGAAGTGCAGAGGAAACAGGATGGAGGCACTGATG AGGAGGCAAAGACTGACTCTCCAGCCATACAGAACGGAggtgaagaggaaaaacagaccACAGAAGAACTGGAGAAAGGGATGAAGGCTCTTTCAACCAATGACACCTCCACTCCTGCTGCTCCACCGGCTAAACCACAGGGCGGCACCCCTGAAGGTTCGCCCTCCAAGTCCCCatccaagaagaaaaagaagttcAAGCCACCGTCGTTCCTGAAAAAGAGCaagaagcagaaagagaaagcagagaCCTGA
- the add2 gene encoding beta-adducin isoform X3, translating into MSKSPTPKGTPVQRSPSDGVPESLQSPQHSTPGSGPQHKKRISSLLQSPSFREELDVLIQEQMKKGGSSSNLWALRQLADFMASHGSPAALPVSPSNMMMVTPINDLHGWEPGSMVKGERLMRCKLASVHRLFDLYGWAQISRTCLTLRVSKEQEHFLVLPDGLAYSEVTGSSLVKVNILGEVVEKGSTNLGVDTEKFSLHSAIYSARPDVRCLLHLHTPATAAVSAMKCGLLPLSHEALLVGDVAYYDYNGVMEEEEDRVELQKSLGPTCKVLVLRNHGIVALGESVEEAFYTIYHIQAACQIQVSALCCAGGEQNLILLDRTTHKPNPAGTVGWAGSTFGPLHKSRIGEHEFEALMRTLDNLGYRTGYAYRFPVLLERSRTRREVEVPATVTAFHQFDDDGVHPALRQHPFAQRQQQERTRWLNTPNTYQKVSQDEASPGHAQRTTWLKTEEVTQAGSTSIKIENPNQFVPLFTNPQEVIETRNKIRQQNRQDMKTAGPQSQVLASVITVDSPPSPVSAPEVPPEPETPNPFNQLTDQELEEYRKEVQRKQDGGTDEEEVANDKESSPATSPTKGSPPSQPPPTGNTSGALVLSH; encoded by the exons ATGAGCAAGTCCCCCACCCCTAAGGGCACCCCGGTGCAGCGCAGCCCCAGTGATGGGGTCCCTGAGAGCCTCCAGTCTCCTCAGCATTCAACCCCTGGCTCTGGACCCCAGCATAAAAAACGCATCTCCAGCCTCCTTCAGAGTCCG TCATTCAGGGAGGAGTTGGATGTGCTGATCCAGGAACAGATGAAAAAGGGCGGCAGCTCATCCAACCTATGGGCACTGAGACAGCTGGCTGACTTCATGGCCTCACATGGCTCTCCAGCCGCCCTACCAGTCTCCCCTTCCA ATATGATGATGGTGACACCTATCAACGACCTGCATGGCTGGGAGCCTGGCAGCATGGTGAAGGGGGAGAGGTTGATGCGCTGCAAGCTGGCCAGCGTCCATCGCCTGTTTGACCTCTATGGCTGGGCTCAGATCAGTCGCACCTGTCTTACT CTGCGTGTTAGCAAAGAACAGGAACACTTCCTGGTGCTACCAGACGGCCTGGCCTACAGCGAGGTGACTGGATCCAGCCTG GTAAAGGTGAATATCCTGGGTGAAGTGGTAGAGAAGGGCAGTACCAACCTTGGTGTGGACACAGAGAAGTTCAGCCTGCACTCGGCCATCTACTCAGCCCGGCCAGATGTTCGCTGCCTGCTGCACCTCCATACACCGGCCACAGCTGCG GTATCAGCTATGAAGTGCGGCCTCTTGCCACTGTCCCATGAGGCCCTGCTGGTCGGTGATGTGGCCTATTATGACTACAATGGAgtcatggaggaggaggaggacagagtgGAGCTGCAGAAGAGTCTGGGGCCTACCTGTAAG GTACTGGTGCTGAGAAATCATGGCATTGTGGCTCTGGGGGAGTCTGTGGAGGAGGCCTTCTACACCATCTACCACATCCAGGCTGCCTGCCAGATCCAG GTGTCAGCATTGTGTTGTGCTGGAGGTGAACAGAACCTGATTCTGCTAGATCGGACCACCCATAAACCCAACCCAGCCGGCACCGTTGGCTGGGCTGGCTCCACCTTTGGGCCCCTGCACAAGAGCCGCATCGGGGAGCATGAGTTTGAAGCCCTCATGAGAACTCTGGATAACTTG GGTTACCGTACTGGCTACGCGTACCGTTTCCCTGTGCTGCTGGAGCGATCGCGGACGcggagggaggtggaggtgcCTGCGACTGTCACAGCCTTCCACCAGTTTGACGACGACGGAGTCCACCCAGCTCTGAGGCAGCACCCTTTTGCCCAGCGCCAGCAGCAGGAGAGGACTCGATGGCTCAACACCCCAAACACCTACCAAAAAGTCAGCCAGGATGAGGCCAGCCCTGGACACGCACAGCGCACCACT TGGTTGAAGACAGAGGAGGTGACTCAAGCTGGCAGCACATCCATCAAGATAGAGAACCCAAACCAGTTTGTGCCTCTTTTCACCAACCCTCAAGAGGTTATTGAGACACGAAACAAG atCCGACAGCAGAATCGTCAGGACATGAAGACAGCAGGACCGCAGTCTCAAGTCCTCGCCAGTGTCATAACAGTTGACAGTCCTCCG TCTCCAGTCAGTGCACCTGAAGTCCCACCAGAGCCAGAGACTCCCAACCCCTTTAACCAGCTGACAGATCAGGAGCTGGAGGAGTACCGCAAGGAAGTGCAGAGGAAACAGGATGGAGGCACTGATG aggaggaggtggcaAATGACAAGGAGTCTTCCCCTGCTACCTCCCCTACAAAGGGCTCTCCGCCCAGCCAACCCCCTCCCACAG GGAACACTTCTGGTGCTTTGGTCTTGTCTCACTA A
- the add2 gene encoding beta-adducin isoform X4, which produces MSKSPTPKGTPVQRSPSDGVPESLQSPQHSTPGSGPQHKKRISSLLQSPSFREELDVLIQEQMKKGGSSSNLWALRQLADFMASHGSPAALPVSPSNMMMVTPINDLHGWEPGSMVKGERLMRCKLASVHRLFDLYGWAQISRTCLTLRVSKEQEHFLVLPDGLAYSEVTGSSLVKVNILGEVVEKGSTNLGVDTEKFSLHSAIYSARPDVRCLLHLHTPATAAVSAMKCGLLPLSHEALLVGDVAYYDYNGVMEEEEDRVELQKSLGPTCKVLVLRNHGIVALGESVEEAFYTIYHIQAACQIQVSALCCAGGEQNLILLDRTTHKPNPAGTVGWAGSTFGPLHKSRIGEHEFEALMRTLDNLGYRTGYAYRFPVLLERSRTRREVEVPATVTAFHQFDDDGVHPALRQHPFAQRQQQERTRWLNTPNTYQKVSQDEASPGHAQRTTWLKTEEVTQAGSTSIKIENPNQFVPLFTNPQEVIETRNKIRQQNRQDMKTAGPQSQVLASVITVDSPPSPVSAPEVPPEPETPNPFNQLTDQELEEYRKEVQRKQDGGTDGNTSGALVLSH; this is translated from the exons ATGAGCAAGTCCCCCACCCCTAAGGGCACCCCGGTGCAGCGCAGCCCCAGTGATGGGGTCCCTGAGAGCCTCCAGTCTCCTCAGCATTCAACCCCTGGCTCTGGACCCCAGCATAAAAAACGCATCTCCAGCCTCCTTCAGAGTCCG TCATTCAGGGAGGAGTTGGATGTGCTGATCCAGGAACAGATGAAAAAGGGCGGCAGCTCATCCAACCTATGGGCACTGAGACAGCTGGCTGACTTCATGGCCTCACATGGCTCTCCAGCCGCCCTACCAGTCTCCCCTTCCA ATATGATGATGGTGACACCTATCAACGACCTGCATGGCTGGGAGCCTGGCAGCATGGTGAAGGGGGAGAGGTTGATGCGCTGCAAGCTGGCCAGCGTCCATCGCCTGTTTGACCTCTATGGCTGGGCTCAGATCAGTCGCACCTGTCTTACT CTGCGTGTTAGCAAAGAACAGGAACACTTCCTGGTGCTACCAGACGGCCTGGCCTACAGCGAGGTGACTGGATCCAGCCTG GTAAAGGTGAATATCCTGGGTGAAGTGGTAGAGAAGGGCAGTACCAACCTTGGTGTGGACACAGAGAAGTTCAGCCTGCACTCGGCCATCTACTCAGCCCGGCCAGATGTTCGCTGCCTGCTGCACCTCCATACACCGGCCACAGCTGCG GTATCAGCTATGAAGTGCGGCCTCTTGCCACTGTCCCATGAGGCCCTGCTGGTCGGTGATGTGGCCTATTATGACTACAATGGAgtcatggaggaggaggaggacagagtgGAGCTGCAGAAGAGTCTGGGGCCTACCTGTAAG GTACTGGTGCTGAGAAATCATGGCATTGTGGCTCTGGGGGAGTCTGTGGAGGAGGCCTTCTACACCATCTACCACATCCAGGCTGCCTGCCAGATCCAG GTGTCAGCATTGTGTTGTGCTGGAGGTGAACAGAACCTGATTCTGCTAGATCGGACCACCCATAAACCCAACCCAGCCGGCACCGTTGGCTGGGCTGGCTCCACCTTTGGGCCCCTGCACAAGAGCCGCATCGGGGAGCATGAGTTTGAAGCCCTCATGAGAACTCTGGATAACTTG GGTTACCGTACTGGCTACGCGTACCGTTTCCCTGTGCTGCTGGAGCGATCGCGGACGcggagggaggtggaggtgcCTGCGACTGTCACAGCCTTCCACCAGTTTGACGACGACGGAGTCCACCCAGCTCTGAGGCAGCACCCTTTTGCCCAGCGCCAGCAGCAGGAGAGGACTCGATGGCTCAACACCCCAAACACCTACCAAAAAGTCAGCCAGGATGAGGCCAGCCCTGGACACGCACAGCGCACCACT TGGTTGAAGACAGAGGAGGTGACTCAAGCTGGCAGCACATCCATCAAGATAGAGAACCCAAACCAGTTTGTGCCTCTTTTCACCAACCCTCAAGAGGTTATTGAGACACGAAACAAG atCCGACAGCAGAATCGTCAGGACATGAAGACAGCAGGACCGCAGTCTCAAGTCCTCGCCAGTGTCATAACAGTTGACAGTCCTCCG TCTCCAGTCAGTGCACCTGAAGTCCCACCAGAGCCAGAGACTCCCAACCCCTTTAACCAGCTGACAGATCAGGAGCTGGAGGAGTACCGCAAGGAAGTGCAGAGGAAACAGGATGGAGGCACTGATG GGAACACTTCTGGTGCTTTGGTCTTGTCTCACTA A